One part of the Coffea eugenioides isolate CCC68of chromosome 10, Ceug_1.0, whole genome shotgun sequence genome encodes these proteins:
- the LOC113749772 gene encoding protein RDM1-like, translated as MERPRSSPEQVNILSDDSSSDDNAGPESKRLRTSAEIPQRALRTIPEDVMLGKAQTYQEYMRQIPIPLLRGSVVPFTSWTGLGTSLKQLYGQPLHYLTNVHLRQLDILRIGAEDEDRPLDTIIPPPKAEASIWLIEEVHRLSSSHHHLAKLWLNDPLHHIFIDPIFIELQKPSR; from the exons ATGGAGAGGCCAAGATCCTCTCCTGAGCAGGTAAACATATTATCTGATGATTCATCTTCTGATGACAATGCTGGACCAGAAAGTAAACGGCTACGAACTTCTGCAGAGATCCCTCAACGAGCTTTACGGACAATACCTGAAG ATGTGATGCTAGGAAAGGCTCAAACCTACCAAGAATACATGAGACAGATTCCTATCCCCTTGTTACGTGGCTCTGTTGTTCCATTTACTTCTTGGACTGGATTGGGCACATCCCTTAAGCAACTGTATGGGCAACCTCTGCATTACCTCACCAATGTGCATCTGAGACAATTGGACATATTGAGAATTGGAGCAGAAGATGAAGACAGGCCACTGGATACCATAATTCCGCCTCCTAAAGCCGAAGCCAGCATCTGGCTTATTGAAGAAGTTCACCGGCTGTCCTCTTCACATCATCATCTGGCTAAACTTTGGCTTAATGATCCTTTGCATCATATTTTTATTGATCCCATTTTTATAGAACTGCAGAAGCCATCTCGTTGA
- the LOC113750008 gene encoding protein CLT2, chloroplastic-like: MELLFPAVSSSSSQIFATPKFKLPIVSLFHHFHPSNSLLLNGSIPSPSSLAFTSVRPLRNPTFSASQHLKTHRRKPPKLIQDSAQRLNYKFRIRALGKDSDGPSRNIDNNVTLVILSSVVTVVLAVANRVFYKLALVPMKEYPFFLAQLTTFGYVAIYFFILYTRYKAGIVTDEMIGLPKSRFMIIGFLEALGVVSGMYSGAMLPGPAIPMLSQTFLVWQLAFSTLLLGRSYSLNKIIGCFLVAAGVIFAVMSGSDNGQMLSGIGLIWPSLMIVSSAFQAGASIIKESVFLDARSHLKGRSLDIFVVNSFGSGFQALFVFLLLPFLSNLKGIPFSQLPSYLKSGAGCLLNAGSTGSGCEGAPLLPLLYVFVNICFNISVLHLVKISSAVVSSLAAMSSVPISICILSLPLPYLPEGVSLSPFFHVGSIVLVMGLILYNIPQPLNERSNIE, translated from the exons ATGGAGCTTCTATTCCCAGCAGTATCATCGTCATCATCCCAAATCTTTGCCACACCCAAATTCAAACTCCCAATAGTCTCCCTTTTCCACCATTTTCACCCCTCCAATTCACTTCTCCTCAATGGCTCAATACCTTCGCCTTCCTCCCTTGCTTTCACCTCGGTCCGCCCTCTTCGGAACCCAACATTTTCTGCCTCCCAACATCTCAAGACTCATCGGCGAAAGCCACCTAAACTCATCCAAGATTCAGCACAAAGGTTAAATTACAAGTTCAGGATTCGAGCTTTGGGAAAAGATTCCGATGGTCCTTCTCGGAACATCGATAATAATGTTACATTAGTGATTCTTAGCTCTGTAGTTACAGTAGTATTGGCTGTAGCGAATCGGGTTTTTTACAAGCTTGCCCTTGTTCCGATGAAGGAGTACCCCTTCTTTCTTGCTCAGCTCACCACTTTCGG GTATGTTGCTATCTATTTCTTCATACTGTATACGAGATACAAAGCTGGTATTGTCACTGATGAGATGATCGGCCTTCCCAAATCACGTTTCATGATTATTGGTTTCCTAGAAGCCCTTGGAGTTGTTTCTGGAATGTATTCTGGAG CAATGCTTCCTGGGCCAGCTATTCCCATGCTGAGTCAG ACATTTTTGGTGTGGCAATTAGCTTTCTCTACCCTTCTCCTTGGCAGAAGTTACTCATTGAATAAAATCATTGGATGCTTTCTTGTAGCAGCTGGTGTTATTTTTGCAGTTATGAG TGGATCGGACAATGGTCAGATGTTATCTGGAATTGGGCTCATTTGGCCGTCACTGATGATAGTTTCGAGCGCCTTTCAAGCTGGTGCATCTATTATCAAA GAATCTGTTTTCCTTGATGCTCGGAGTCATCTCAAG GGAAggtctctggatatctttgttgtCAATTCTTTTGGATCTGGATTCCAG GCTCTTTTTGTGTTtctccttcttccttttctttcgaACTTGAAAGGTATACCATTCTCCCAGCTCCCTTCATACCTAAAGAGTGGGGCTGGTTGCCTCTTGAATGCTGGATCGACCGGATCAG GCTGTGAAGGAGCTCCATTACTACCCCTATTGTACGTATTCGTCAACATTTGTTTCAACATATCGGTGCTCCATCTTGTAAAGATTTCATCAGCAGTTGTTTCTTCCCTCGCTGCAATGTCATCAG TTCCAATTTCAATATGCATACTTTCTCTTCCGCTGCCATATCTTCCGGAAGGTGTGAGCTTGAGCCCATTTTTTCATGTGGGCAGTATCGTTCTGGTGATGGGTCTGATCCTATACAACATACCTCAACCCCTCAATGAGAGATCGAATATTGAGTAA
- the LOC113749343 gene encoding hemiasterlin resistant protein 1-like has translation MPRRSSGGRSSGGRSSLFSSRPAAATTSRKSSAPAPVASAPPPAPMQAGSPMGGGIGAAVADGLAFGGGSAIAHRAVEAVAGPRTIRHETVASPASAPAPDSATMATGSSLGVSDACGIHMKAFQDCLNTYGSDISKCQFYMEMLSDCRKNSGAGLTA, from the exons ATGCCTCGCCGTAGCTCCGGTGGCCGCAGCTCTGGAG GAAGGTCATCCTTGTTCTCTTCTCGCCCTGCTGCCGCTACTACATCGCGGAAGTCTTCTGCACCTGCACCAG TTGCTTCTGCACCTCCACCTGCTCCTATGCAAGCTGGATCTCCTATGGGAGGAGGAATTGGTGCTGCAGTTGCTGATG GCTTGGCATTTGGTGGTGGCAGTGCCATTGCACATAGGGCTGTAGAGGCTGTTGCGGGTCCTCGGACCATAAGACATGAGACGGTGGCCTCCCCAGCCTCTGCCCCTGCCCCTGACTCAGCAACCATGGCAACAGGCAGCAGTCTTGGAGTTTCTGATGCATGTGGCATTCATATGAAGGCCTTCCAAGAT TGTTTGAACACCTATGGGAGTGATATCAGCAAGTGCCAGTTCTACATGGAAATGCTGTCTGATTGCCGCAAGAACTCTGGCGCTGGTCTGACTGCTTGA